The proteins below come from a single Mustela nigripes isolate SB6536 chromosome 14, MUSNIG.SB6536, whole genome shotgun sequence genomic window:
- the CSF1 gene encoding macrophage colony-stimulating factor 1 isoform X2 produces MTARGAAGRCPPTTWLTPLLLLVCPLVRGSITEEASEHCSHMIGNGHLQFLQQLIDSQMETSCQIAFEFVDQEQLKDPVCYLKKAFFLMQDIMEDTMRFKDNTPNAYVIVKLQELTLRLKSCFTKDYEEQGKACVRTFYETPLQLLEKIKNVFNETKTLLKKDWNIFSKNCNDSFAKCSIQGHERQKERHSDPQLPRFTFHLLVPSIILVLLAVGGLLFYRRRWRSHREPQTVDSPMERPEGSPLTQDEDRQVELPV; encoded by the exons ATGACCGCGCGGGGCGCCGCCGGGCGCTGCCCTCCCACG ACATGGCTGACACCCCTGCTTCTGCTGGTCTGTCCCCTGGTGAGAGGGAGTATTACCGAGGAGGCGTCGGAGCACTGTAGTCACATGATTGGGAATGGACACCTGCAATTCCTCCAGCAGCTG ATTGATAGTCAGATGGAGACTTCCTGCCAGATTGCCTTTGAGTTTGTAGACCAGGAGCAGTTG AAAGATCCTGTGTGCTACCTTAAGAAGGCATTTTTCCTGATGCAAGACATCATGGAGGACACCATGCGCTTCAAAGACAATACTCCCAATGCCTACGTCATTGTGAAGCTCCAGGAACTAACTCTGAGGCTTAAGAGCTGCTTCACCAAAGACTATGAAGAGCAGGGCAAG GCCTGTGTCAGAACTTTCTATGAGACACCCCTGCAGTTGCTGGAAAAGATCAAGAATGTCTTTAATGAAACCAAGACTCTCCTGAAAAAGGACTGGAACATTTTCAGCAAGAACTGCAACGACAGCTTTGCTAAGTGCTCCATCCAAG GCcatgagaggcagaaggagagacacTCTGACCCTCAGCTCCCCCGGTTTACCTTCCACCTGCTGGTGCCCAGCATCATCCTGGTCCTGCTGGCCGTCGGTGGCCTCCTATTCTACAGGCGGAGATGGCGG AGCCATCGAGAGCCTCAGACAGTGGATTCTCCCATGGAGCGACCAGAGGGCAG CCCCCTGACCCAGGATGAGGACAGACAGGTAGAACTGCCCGTGTAG
- the CSF1 gene encoding macrophage colony-stimulating factor 1 isoform X1, producing the protein MTARGAAGRCPPTTWLTPLLLLVCPLVRGSITEEASEHCSHMIGNGHLQFLQQLIDSQMETSCQIAFEFVDQEQLKDPVCYLKKAFFLMQDIMEDTMRFKDNTPNAYVIVKLQELTLRLKSCFTKDYEEQGKACVRTFYETPLQLLEKIKNVFNETKTLLKKDWNIFSKNCNDSFAKCSIQDVVTKPDCNCLYPKATPSSDLASVSPQQPPAPSMAPMAGLTRADSEGTEGSSLLPSEQPLRTVDLDPGSAKQRPPRSTCQSFESPEPPGVGASSIGESPQPQPSVGAPDLGMEDTLNSALGTNWTVEEASGEASEGPVPQGAELSSSRLEGGSFQAETTARPSDLLSTPFPLSYSARGQQPEDMTGIPLPTVGPARSAGQAQSHTPEKTDHPSDPPRDHQEPSSARTPSRPPRSLSNPSALSARPKLSRRHSWGLVLPLGELEGRRSTRDRRSPTELEGRQASEGAARAPAPYNSIPLTDTGHERQKERHSDPQLPRFTFHLLVPSIILVLLAVGGLLFYRRRWRSHREPQTVDSPMERPEGSPLTQDEDRQVELPV; encoded by the exons ATGACCGCGCGGGGCGCCGCCGGGCGCTGCCCTCCCACG ACATGGCTGACACCCCTGCTTCTGCTGGTCTGTCCCCTGGTGAGAGGGAGTATTACCGAGGAGGCGTCGGAGCACTGTAGTCACATGATTGGGAATGGACACCTGCAATTCCTCCAGCAGCTG ATTGATAGTCAGATGGAGACTTCCTGCCAGATTGCCTTTGAGTTTGTAGACCAGGAGCAGTTG AAAGATCCTGTGTGCTACCTTAAGAAGGCATTTTTCCTGATGCAAGACATCATGGAGGACACCATGCGCTTCAAAGACAATACTCCCAATGCCTACGTCATTGTGAAGCTCCAGGAACTAACTCTGAGGCTTAAGAGCTGCTTCACCAAAGACTATGAAGAGCAGGGCAAG GCCTGTGTCAGAACTTTCTATGAGACACCCCTGCAGTTGCTGGAAAAGATCAAGAATGTCTTTAATGAAACCAAGACTCTCCTGAAAAAGGACTGGAACATTTTCAGCAAGAACTGCAACGACAGCTTTGCTAAGTGCTCCATCCAAG ATGTGGTGACCAAGCCTGATTGCAACTGCCTGTACCCCAAAGCCACCCCTAGCAGTGACCTGGCCTCTGTCTCCCCTcagcagccccctgccccctccatggCCCCTATGGCTGGTTTGACCCGGGCTGACTCTGAGGGGACAGAGGGCAGCTCCCTCTTGCCCAGTGAGCAGCCCCTTCGCACAGTGGACCTGGACCCAGGAAGCGCCAAGCAGCGACCACCCAGGAGCACCTGCCAGAGCTTTGAATCTCCGGAGCCCCCAGGTGTGGGGGCCAGCTCCATTGGAGAGTCACCTCAGCCCCAGCCTTCTGTCGGGGCCCCCGACCTGGGGATGGAGGACACTCTTAACTCTGCGTTGGGCACCAACTGGACCGTGGAAGAGGCCTCTGGAGAGGCTAGTGAGGGTCCCGTACCCCAAGGGGCAGAGCTTTCTTCCTCCAGGCTGGAAGGAGGCAGCTTCCAGGCCGAGACGACCGCCAGGCCCAGTGACCTCTTGTCAACACCTTTTCCCCTGTCCTACTCAGCCAGGGGCCAGCAGCCAGAGGACATGACTGGCATTCCCCTGCCCACGGTGGGACCTGCAAGATCCGCTGGCCAGGCCCAGAGTCACACACCTGAGAAGACAGACCATCCATCTGACCCGCCCAGAGACCACCAGGAGCCAAGCTCTGCCAGGACCCCGTCACGGCCGCCACGAAGCCTCAGCAATCCCTCGGCCCTCTCTGCACGCCCAAAGCTTTCCAGAAGGCACTCTTGGGGCCTTGTGCTGCCCCTCGGGGAGTTGGAGGGCAGAAGGAGCACCAGGGATCGAAGGAGCCccacagagctggaaggaagACAAGCAAGTGAGGGGGCAGCCAGGGCCCCCGCCCCTTATAACTCCATTCCTTTGACTGACACAGGCcatgagaggcagaaggagagacacTCTGACCCTCAGCTCCCCCGGTTTACCTTCCACCTGCTGGTGCCCAGCATCATCCTGGTCCTGCTGGCCGTCGGTGGCCTCCTATTCTACAGGCGGAGATGGCGG AGCCATCGAGAGCCTCAGACAGTGGATTCTCCCATGGAGCGACCAGAGGGCAG CCCCCTGACCCAGGATGAGGACAGACAGGTAGAACTGCCCGTGTAG